A genomic stretch from Chelmon rostratus isolate fCheRos1 chromosome 14, fCheRos1.pri, whole genome shotgun sequence includes:
- the LOC121616865 gene encoding cysteine-rich and transmembrane domain-containing protein 1-like produces the protein MSDHPPPYIPHPPGGPSAPGFPSALSSQPSAFTSSPYQTYTGGGDPSYYPGHQGAYLTQPGYQGYQSGPPGTSQPWNDPKTYGETPKHTVFVVEPNRGGAGGGGGGGTEQSYLAACSAALCCCCLWDMLTRSFC, from the exons ATGAGTGACCACCCTCCTCCCTACATTCCTCACCCCCCCGGCGGCCCCTCAGCTCCCGGCTTCCCTTCAG ctttgaGCTCTCAACCTTCAGCCTTCACCAGCTCACCCTACCAG ACCTACACGGGTGGAGGAGACCCCTCCTACTACCCGGGACACCAGGGGGCCTACCTGACTCAGCCTGGGTACCAGGGGTACCAGAGCGGCCCCCCAGGGACCTCCCAGCCCTGGAACGACCCCAAGACGTATGGAGAGACGCCAAAACACACAG TGTTCGTGGTCGAGCCGAATCGTGGCGGCGCcggcggcggtggcggcggcggcactGAACAGTCGTATCTGGCGGCgtgctcagctgctctgtgctgctgctgtctctgggACATGCTGACCCGCAGCttctgctga